In Prunus dulcis chromosome 1, ALMONDv2, whole genome shotgun sequence, the following are encoded in one genomic region:
- the LOC117617563 gene encoding loganic acid O-methyltransferase-like, producing MDAVNEGTGPQSYTQNSSYQRGALEAAQEMIKEEIAEKLDIKQLIASDSLNTFRIADLGCATGPNTFLAVQTILEAVQPKLGSQNSQTFPEFQVFFSDLVSNDFNTLFKSLPPQSQRPYFAAGVPGSFHGPLFPKASLHFVHSSCALNWLSQVPKPVAERTSSAWNAGKILYSSREVTEAYSCQFANDMGLFLQARANELVGGGLMALVIPGLPVGILFSETSSALEFELLGSTLMGMANMGLVSKEKVDCFNLPVYFPSLEELKAIIERNREFRIIERNREFRIEKMEAISHPKMKTEPKQYISGIKAVFEGIIGKHFGSNVTEELFEQCFIKAAKPSVLLLDTDMPTLQVLLVILKRNGNGNA from the exons ATGGATGCAGTGAATGAAGGAACTGGACCACAAAGCTACACCCAGAACTCCTCCTATCag AGAGGAGCTTTGGAAGCTGCTCAAGAAATGATCAAAGAGGAAATAGCTGAGAAGCTTGACATCAAACAACTAATTGCTTCCGATTCTTTAAACACATTTCGTATTGCAGACTTAGGCTGTGCTACTGGACCCAATACATTTCTTGCAGTGCAGACCATACTAGAAGCTGTTCAACCCAAATTAGGGTCACAAAATTCCCAAACATTCCCAGAATTTCAGGTGTTCTTCAGTGATCTAGTCTCCAATGATTTCAACACTCTGTTTAAATCACTCCCACCCCAAAGCCAAAGACCCTACTTTGCAGCTGGGGTGCCTGGTTCTTTTCACGGTCCCTTGTTTCCCAAGGCTTCCCTTCATTTTGTACACTCATCTTGTGCACTCAATTGGCTTTCACAAGTGCCGAAACCGGTCGCCGAAAGAACCTCCTCTGCATGGAATGCAGGGAAGATTCTCTACAGCAGCAGAGAAGTTACAGAGGCTTATTCTTGTCAATTTGCTAATGATATGGGGTTGTTTTTGCAAGCAAGAGCAAATGAACTTGTGGGTGGAGGGCTGATGGCACTAGTTATACCAGGTCTGCCTGTTGGAATTTTGTTCTCTGAAACCAGTAGTGCTTTGGAGTTTGAACTTTTGGGATCAACCCTGATGGGCATGGCCAACATG GGATTGGTGAGCAAGGAGAAAGTGGACTGTTTCAACTTGCCTGTATATTTTCCATCACTTGAAGAGTTGAAGGCAATCatagagagaaacagagagttTAGGATCatagagagaaacagagagttTAGGATAGAGAAAATGGAGGCAATAAGCCACCCAAAGATGAAGACTGAGCCTAAACAGTATATTTCAGGCATAAAGGCTGTGTTTGAGGGAATCATTGGGAAACATTTTGGAAGTAATGTCACTGAGGAACTGTTTGAGCAGTGCTTCATCAAAGCCGCAAAGCCTTCAGTTCTTCTTCTGGACACAGATATGCCGACACTTCAGGTGCTGCTTGTAATTCTCAAGCGCAATGGGAATGGCAATGCCTAA